In a single window of the Acidobacteriota bacterium genome:
- a CDS encoding winged helix-turn-helix domain-containing protein, protein MEGVKQKGVVRYYEFGPFVVDVAKSILLRNGELVPIGLKAFEVLLALIQQQGEVLKKDELLKEVWQDTVVEENNLARTISALRKALDDHLGAPQYIATVPGRGYRFVAGVKEIKQESEALNELATKRSNGHRASQKRETPIDSGRAALPETRLVSPLRYYQKGLIALLVMVIVGGIIALVVVQLRQKPQVQLPRKLWQLTFDAGLESEPTWSPDGRLIAYTSDRSGNFDIWVQPVGEGNPVRITTSAAHDWQPDWAPEGNRLVFRSEREGGGLYVVPVLGGNEHKVASFGYRPRWSPDGTEILFYTSILRTNTAEIPKLYVVGLDGKPPREVLTDFLADFISFCASWHPDGQRVSVWGNHFEQGQGFWTVPLAGGKPVKSEYAATVTEQFKEAAVNFQGFQWSSAGDALFFEGVSSSVKSLWKVSIDAKSLRWLAGPERLTAGAGLDTDVVVSRNGKNLAFTSRIEQTRIWSFPFNATTGIANAAGQPITPVGMEAFFPDLTADGRSLVFVTSRAGKRELRIKSLSDGREAILITDDLSRSSPRWSRDGKRLAYSRENTAKSVGAQNRWDLAFMSVEGGDEQVLTTASALVEPTWDWSIDGSWILAGFMRGTPVRRLIGKIPLSAVPHAEAQMQVVTAHPDENLYQARFSPDDRWISFCTARMNQAGISTIYVVSAAGGDWTRITESRSFDDKPRWSPDGKILYFISNRTGFFNVWGVRFNPLKGQPVGEPFRVTTFDSPSQIILEDVRNMELALAADRLILPMMEVTGNIWILENVEQ, encoded by the coding sequence ATGGAAGGTGTTAAGCAAAAAGGAGTGGTCAGGTATTACGAGTTCGGTCCGTTTGTTGTGGATGTGGCAAAATCCATTCTGCTACGCAACGGAGAACTGGTGCCGATTGGTTTGAAAGCTTTTGAGGTGTTGCTGGCATTGATTCAGCAGCAGGGAGAGGTGCTGAAGAAAGATGAGTTGCTCAAGGAAGTCTGGCAGGATACGGTCGTTGAAGAAAACAACCTGGCGCGAACCATTTCGGCATTGAGAAAGGCGCTCGACGATCACCTGGGTGCGCCACAATATATTGCGACGGTTCCGGGGCGGGGCTACCGGTTTGTGGCTGGCGTAAAAGAGATCAAGCAGGAAAGCGAGGCGCTTAATGAACTGGCGACCAAAAGGTCGAATGGACACCGGGCTAGTCAGAAAAGAGAAACGCCTATTGACTCGGGTCGAGCGGCGCTGCCGGAGACACGCCTGGTTAGCCCACTGCGATATTACCAGAAGGGGTTGATTGCTCTTCTGGTCATGGTGATTGTCGGGGGGATTATCGCCCTGGTAGTTGTGCAACTGCGCCAAAAGCCGCAAGTGCAGTTGCCACGCAAACTCTGGCAATTGACTTTTGATGCGGGTCTGGAGAGTGAGCCGACCTGGTCGCCAGACGGGCGACTGATCGCTTACACTTCGGATCGTTCCGGCAATTTTGACATCTGGGTACAGCCGGTTGGTGAAGGCAATCCGGTTCGGATTACGACCTCGGCGGCGCATGACTGGCAGCCGGATTGGGCACCGGAGGGCAATCGTCTCGTCTTCCGCTCCGAGCGTGAAGGAGGCGGGCTATACGTTGTTCCGGTACTTGGCGGGAACGAACACAAGGTTGCCTCCTTCGGCTACCGTCCGCGCTGGTCGCCGGACGGCACGGAAATTCTTTTTTACACTTCCATTTTGCGCACCAATACTGCCGAAATTCCCAAACTCTATGTGGTAGGGCTGGATGGCAAACCGCCGCGTGAGGTGCTGACCGATTTTCTCGCCGATTTCATCTCTTTCTGTGCATCCTGGCATCCTGACGGGCAGCGGGTTTCGGTGTGGGGAAATCATTTTGAACAAGGGCAGGGATTTTGGACGGTGCCGCTGGCAGGTGGTAAGCCCGTCAAGTCAGAATACGCCGCGACGGTTACCGAACAATTCAAGGAAGCTGCGGTAAACTTTCAAGGATTTCAATGGTCATCTGCCGGTGATGCGCTCTTTTTTGAAGGCGTTTCATCAAGCGTAAAAAGCTTATGGAAAGTTAGCATCGATGCCAAAAGTTTGCGCTGGCTGGCAGGACCGGAACGATTAACCGCAGGCGCTGGATTGGATACGGATGTCGTGGTCTCTCGAAACGGCAAGAATCTGGCGTTCACTTCGCGCATTGAGCAAACCCGCATCTGGTCATTTCCTTTCAACGCGACTACGGGAATTGCCAACGCTGCTGGACAGCCCATCACTCCGGTAGGAATGGAGGCGTTTTTCCCAGACCTGACTGCTGATGGTCGCAGCCTGGTGTTTGTCACCAGCCGGGCAGGAAAACGGGAATTGCGAATTAAATCACTGTCTGATGGACGGGAAGCGATTTTAATCACCGATGATTTATCGCGCTCGTCGCCTCGTTGGTCGCGTGATGGTAAACGATTGGCATACAGCCGTGAAAATACTGCCAAATCGGTAGGCGCGCAGAATCGTTGGGACTTGGCGTTTATGTCGGTTGAGGGCGGCGACGAACAGGTACTTACGACGGCGAGCGCGTTGGTCGAACCGACCTGGGATTGGTCTATCGATGGCTCTTGGATACTGGCGGGATTTATGCGCGGCACACCTGTACGCCGGTTGATTGGCAAGATTCCCTTGTCCGCCGTACCCCATGCCGAAGCCCAAATGCAGGTGGTAACCGCTCACCCGGACGAGAATCTCTATCAGGCACGGTTTTCTCCCGATGACCGGTGGATCAGTTTTTGTACAGCCAGGATGAATCAGGCGGGAATCTCTACGATTTATGTGGTTTCTGCCGCAGGGGGTGATTGGACGCGCATCACCGAAAGCCGCAGTTTCGATGACAAACCACGATGGTCGCCGGATGGGAAAATCCTCTACTTCATTTCCAATCGAACCGGCTTCTTCAATGTCTGGGGAGTTCGCTTCAATCCATTAAAAGGGCAGCCGGTGGGCGAACCTTTTCGCGTCACAACCTTTGACAGTCCCAGTCAAATCATTCTGGAAGATGTGCGAAATATGGAACTGGCTTTAGCCGCTGACCGTCTGATTTTGCCTATGATGGAGGTCACCGGAAACATCTGGATTCTGGAAAATGTCGAGCAATAG
- a CDS encoding carboxypeptidase regulatory-like domain-containing protein translates to MRLKILSIFTMLCVLCTAPGLAQTTSGSITGTIVDQQQSAIANATVTATEESKGFSLTAITDNEGRFVLPQVPPGTYTLRIEASGFKSQERKAITLIANDRLTLGNLSLEVGAVTETVSVTSEATPIQAESGERSFAIQGEVIRNTGVKTRSYINLATLAPGVVTTGAGDGNTENSTNLSVNGVRTNSNNVQIDGITSVDVGNNSQLSRIPLDSVGEFKLLTSTYQPEYGRSSGAQILAVTRSGSHDFHGSFYYYRRHTGINANSFDNNRNKRPRDITDQEDPGYTIGGPVYIPGVFNKNRNKLFFFWNQEWNPRTTPNSVRNVRVPTALERQGDFSQSRDGNGNLFPFIRDWTLGLPCNASNTAGCFKDGGVLGKIPQNRLYAPGIKILSLYPLPNYTPVGSENFNYKEQIPNTTKERNDTLRMDYTLNKDWLVYGRLLNNESDGVSPYNFLGFILFGNLGQFGIKQTLPRVSYATTLNGTLNPTTVVEFTYGFSKNTVDGRPNTDAYTRTASGLQDLPLIYPSAVVDDILTQFGFGGRLGNTPSYQAGAAPQSYISRTDDIVGSMSKIWGQHFAKFGSTYHWSTKNQTNRILKNGGISFSDSANNPFDTQQGFSNAITGVYSNYTQASSGTTGRYKYFNLEWYAQDNWKISRRLTLDYGMRFSWLPPARDANLLASNFVPSKYDPAAAPRLYVPVCINGARTCSGGSQTSARRAVDPAVLASGVPLTLANTLLDTLFVGRVVPGSGNIANGLFLAGTGGVEEGLTADQGIQFAPRFGFAFDVLGNHNLILRGGFGIFYDRAQGNLIYDYNENPPTTISSVFDFGLLQNITSANAVSTISPPNIKAIELDAKIPSTYSFNFGVQYKLPFDTVLDVSYVGSMGHHLPHYRSINSTPFGSAFLPENQDPTKAANPTIPGSNALPANLYRPYKGFGDIRYLEFNENSNYHSMQMTATRRFAKGLLLNANYTLSRARGITSGDQDGGVRIDGNDQINYGRLGFDRTHNFNFNWVYEFPNPTRNRFLGLLTNNWQLSGIYRFQSGEPELVTCGITGYGTINLTGSSSDNAPRCVLIGDPKAVANKDDFHLFNIAAFQAPQVGSKGLETNRDDLLINAPPINNWDMSLSKRFFFWESLRIEARLDAFNALNHTQVAFTNFFGASFTAPGSSTLVTGNAANPLTNRTGFGAAFGYRPNRTMQWMLRFEF, encoded by the coding sequence ATGCGTCTAAAAATACTATCAATATTTACTATGCTCTGCGTGCTTTGCACAGCACCGGGGTTGGCTCAAACCACCAGCGGTTCAATCACCGGAACCATCGTTGATCAGCAACAGTCTGCCATTGCCAACGCCACGGTGACAGCCACCGAAGAAAGCAAAGGCTTTTCCCTGACAGCAATCACCGATAACGAGGGGCGGTTTGTGCTTCCACAGGTTCCGCCAGGAACCTATACCTTGAGAATTGAAGCATCGGGCTTCAAAAGCCAGGAACGTAAAGCCATCACGCTCATTGCCAACGACCGACTGACACTCGGCAATCTGAGTTTGGAAGTGGGAGCCGTTACCGAAACCGTGAGCGTAACCAGCGAAGCCACTCCCATACAGGCTGAAAGCGGCGAGCGTTCCTTTGCGATTCAAGGCGAAGTGATTCGCAACACCGGCGTAAAAACCCGAAGTTATATCAATCTTGCTACCTTAGCGCCGGGCGTCGTAACCACCGGGGCAGGCGACGGCAATACCGAAAACAGCACCAACCTGAGCGTTAATGGCGTAAGGACCAACTCCAATAATGTCCAGATTGATGGCATCACCAGCGTTGACGTCGGCAACAATTCCCAACTATCCAGAATCCCGCTGGATTCGGTCGGCGAATTCAAACTCTTAACCTCCACTTATCAACCGGAGTATGGACGCTCTTCCGGCGCACAGATTCTTGCCGTCACCCGCAGCGGCTCACATGATTTTCACGGGTCTTTCTATTACTATCGCCGACATACGGGAATCAATGCCAATTCCTTTGATAATAACCGCAACAAACGACCGAGAGATATTACAGACCAGGAAGACCCCGGTTATACCATCGGCGGGCCGGTTTACATTCCCGGCGTCTTCAACAAAAACAGGAATAAGCTTTTCTTTTTCTGGAATCAAGAGTGGAATCCCAGAACCACTCCCAATTCGGTAAGAAACGTTCGCGTTCCGACGGCGCTTGAGCGACAAGGTGACTTTTCTCAATCGCGTGATGGAAACGGCAATCTGTTTCCATTCATTCGTGACTGGACTTTGGGTTTGCCTTGTAACGCCTCCAACACCGCAGGCTGTTTTAAAGATGGCGGCGTCTTGGGAAAAATCCCGCAGAATCGCCTTTATGCGCCGGGCATCAAAATTCTCTCTCTGTATCCTTTGCCAAACTACACCCCGGTGGGCAGTGAAAATTTCAACTACAAGGAACAAATACCCAATACCACCAAAGAGCGCAATGACACTTTGCGAATGGATTACACCCTCAATAAAGATTGGCTGGTCTATGGTCGGCTACTCAATAATGAATCGGATGGCGTCAGTCCCTACAATTTTTTGGGTTTTATCCTTTTTGGCAACCTCGGGCAATTTGGCATCAAGCAAACCCTGCCAAGGGTTAGTTATGCCACGACCTTAAATGGAACGCTCAATCCAACCACGGTTGTCGAATTCACTTACGGCTTCAGCAAAAATACGGTTGATGGCAGACCCAACACCGATGCCTACACACGAACCGCAAGCGGATTGCAAGACTTGCCTTTGATCTATCCAAGCGCCGTGGTGGACGACATCTTGACGCAGTTTGGCTTTGGCGGACGACTTGGCAACACGCCAAGCTATCAAGCCGGAGCCGCGCCGCAATCCTATATCAGCCGAACCGATGATATTGTCGGGAGCATGTCAAAAATTTGGGGGCAGCATTTTGCCAAATTTGGATCGACCTACCATTGGAGTACCAAGAATCAAACCAATCGAATTTTGAAAAACGGCGGCATCAGTTTTTCTGACAGCGCCAATAATCCCTTTGACACCCAGCAAGGTTTTTCCAACGCCATCACCGGCGTCTATTCAAACTATACGCAAGCTTCGTCAGGCACGACCGGGCGTTACAAGTATTTCAACCTTGAATGGTATGCCCAGGACAACTGGAAAATATCGCGACGGCTGACGCTGGATTATGGAATGCGGTTTTCCTGGTTGCCACCGGCGCGCGATGCGAATCTATTGGCTTCCAATTTTGTGCCGAGCAAATACGACCCTGCGGCTGCCCCCAGACTGTATGTGCCGGTGTGTATCAATGGCGCGCGAACCTGTTCAGGTGGTTCGCAAACCTCTGCCCGTCGCGCCGTTGATCCGGCGGTGCTGGCTTCGGGTGTCCCTTTAACCTTAGCCAATACTTTACTCGACACGCTTTTTGTAGGACGGGTTGTTCCGGGGTCTGGAAATATTGCCAACGGACTTTTTCTTGCCGGAACCGGCGGGGTTGAAGAAGGCTTGACAGCCGACCAGGGCATTCAATTCGCTCCGAGGTTCGGCTTTGCTTTTGATGTACTGGGAAATCACAATTTAATCCTGCGCGGCGGTTTTGGGATATTCTATGACCGGGCGCAAGGCAACCTCATTTATGACTATAACGAAAATCCGCCGACTACCATCTCCTCGGTTTTCGATTTCGGTTTGCTCCAGAATATCACCAGCGCCAACGCCGTTTCGACCATCAGTCCGCCGAACATCAAAGCCATCGAACTGGATGCGAAAATTCCATCCACTTATTCATTCAATTTCGGCGTCCAATACAAACTACCGTTTGATACTGTTTTAGACGTCTCTTACGTTGGCTCGATGGGACACCATTTGCCACACTATCGGTCAATCAACTCAACGCCTTTTGGCTCGGCATTTTTGCCGGAAAATCAGGACCCAACTAAGGCGGCGAATCCCACGATACCCGGTTCCAATGCCCTTCCGGCTAATTTGTATCGTCCCTATAAAGGGTTTGGCGACATCCGGTATTTGGAATTTAATGAAAACTCCAATTACCATTCAATGCAAATGACCGCTACCCGTCGCTTTGCCAAAGGCTTGCTGTTGAATGCCAATTACACCCTGAGCAGAGCGCGTGGCATTACCAGCGGCGATCAGGATGGCGGGGTTCGGATTGATGGAAACGACCAAATCAATTATGGTCGTCTGGGATTTGACCGCACCCATAACTTTAACTTTAACTGGGTGTATGAATTTCCCAATCCAACCAGGAATCGTTTTCTCGGACTGCTGACCAACAATTGGCAACTCTCCGGTATTTATCGGTTCCAAAGCGGGGAACCTGAACTGGTTACATGTGGCATTACCGGATACGGCACCATCAATCTGACCGGTTCATCGAGCGATAATGCTCCCCGTTGTGTGCTGATTGGCGACCCCAAAGCCGTAGCCAACAAGGATGATTTTCATCTGTTCAATATTGCCGCTTTCCAAGCTCCGCAAGTAGGCAGCAAAGGGCTGGAGACCAATCGCGACGACCTGCTGATAAACGCGCCGCCAATTAACAATTGGGATATGTCGCTTTCCAAGAGATTCTTCTTTTGGGAAAGCCTGAGAATCGAAGCTCGTCTTGATGCCTTCAATGCGCTGAACCATACGCAGGTCGCCTTTACGAACTTTTTTGGTGCCAGTTTTACGGCTCCGGGAAGCAGCACCCTGGTTACGGGTAATGCAGCCAATCCGCTAACCAATCGCACCGGGTTTGGCGCAGCTTTCGGCTACCGACCGAACCGCACCATGCAATGGATGTTGCGTTTTGAGTTTTAA
- a CDS encoding class I fructose-bisphosphate aldolase produces MIKEIEKILGDEAETLLTYQSKTIPKENLHLPGPDFLDRVFINTDRTPNVLRNLGSLFNHGRLAGTGYVSILPVDQGIEHSAGASFAPNPEYFDPENIIRLAIEGGCNGVATTLGVLGSVSRKYAHKIPFILKVNHNEFISYPNAFDQIMFASIDQAFDQGCVGVGATIYFGSDESRRQIQEVTAAFAHAHELGMFTVLWCYLRNSAFNKDGVDYHTAADLTGQANHLGVTIEADIIKQKLPETNGGYNALKFGKTHKKVYSELTSDHPIDLTRYQVANCYMGRMGLINSGGASGENDIQQAVKTAVINKRAGGTGLISGRKAFQKPMPEGVKILNAIQNVYLAPEITIA; encoded by the coding sequence ATGATAAAGGAAATAGAAAAAATTTTAGGTGATGAGGCTGAGACATTATTAACCTATCAATCGAAAACCATTCCAAAAGAAAATCTCCATCTACCGGGTCCCGATTTTCTCGACCGTGTATTCATCAACACCGACCGCACACCGAACGTGTTGCGCAATCTCGGTTCGCTATTCAATCACGGAAGACTCGCGGGAACCGGTTATGTTTCAATTCTGCCGGTCGATCAGGGCATAGAGCATTCAGCGGGCGCATCGTTTGCCCCCAACCCCGAATACTTTGACCCGGAAAATATCATACGGCTTGCCATCGAAGGCGGCTGCAACGGCGTCGCGACGACGCTTGGCGTGCTTGGCAGTGTATCGCGAAAGTATGCCCACAAAATCCCCTTCATTTTGAAGGTCAATCACAATGAATTTATCTCTTATCCGAATGCTTTCGATCAGATTATGTTTGCGTCGATTGATCAGGCATTCGATCAGGGTTGTGTTGGTGTCGGCGCGACGATTTATTTCGGTTCCGATGAATCAAGACGCCAGATTCAAGAGGTCACCGCCGCCTTCGCCCACGCCCACGAACTGGGAATGTTCACCGTCCTGTGGTGCTACCTTCGCAACTCGGCATTCAATAAAGATGGCGTCGATTATCACACGGCGGCGGATTTAACCGGGCAAGCCAATCACCTGGGGGTTACCATCGAAGCCGACATCATCAAGCAGAAGTTGCCGGAAACCAATGGCGGCTACAACGCCTTGAAATTCGGCAAGACCCACAAAAAAGTTTATTCGGAACTCACCTCTGACCACCCGATTGATTTGACGCGCTATCAGGTGGCGAACTGTTATATGGGCAGAATGGGATTGATTAATTCGGGCGGCGCGTCGGGCGAAAACGACATACAACAAGCCGTTAAAACCGCTGTGATTAACAAACGCGCCGGGGGCACGGGGTTGATTTCAGGACGCAAAGCATTTCAAAAACCGATGCCCGAAGGCGTGAAGATATTAAACGCCATTCAAAACGTTTACCTCGCGCCGGAAATCACCATCGCTTAA
- a CDS encoding S8 family serine peptidase yields the protein MTQFLVRLSAIILFIFAIILANFSLVQSDTAKTASTKIVATDHTYRSRAPFHKILINKSQEALKQSALASGGELVADYGEFMLMKAPTEATENMAIESETPVVRDDLNLITLRAATFDTTQNPQQALRIQSEAEVAEDGLFLVQMVGPVKADWFDLLDSTTEVISYVPNNAYLIRANSEQMAQVKTLATATNSFIQWIGDYKPGYKVAPELALDSEQEVYATVQLVNSNKLEKQIRKLAALANIEQEVEGAKNLANLRVKIRASKIAEVARLSDVTWIEPYNKPELFDERQGLIVSGNLLTTSQLANPGYLNWLRSKNLASTPDFLVDIVDSGFDKGILDPDAMHQDFLNQAGASRVLYSRLMGYVGLEGTSQDGTGHGTINASIVGGYNVGTGAQYTDANGYAYGLGIHPFIRLGATKIFDPDFTNPNYVEITDAMYRDNARISSNSWGAYGNAYSVDCQTYDSLVRDARRTIDGNQELTIVFAAGNRGPDGPLSTPGIAKNVITVGASENLREGTDGCRIETDGADDALSLIDFSSGGRTFEGRVKPDITAPGTHIQGAASQYRGYLGGGVCNRYYPNSQTLYTWSSGTSHACPAVSGGAALLRQFFQQSTGKAPSPAMIKAYLTNSTTYMTGEMANDSLPGFHQGWGLMNLGRALDETQRILIDQSETFADTGNVKVVRGRVANPGKAFRVTLAWTDAPGNPAANPVVNNLDLQVIINGQTYYGNHFNGAVSTTGGAADLVNNLESVWLPEGTTGEFEVRVIATNIAGDGVTGNGDGTDQDFALVIYNVQTQSGGGGGSVDAPPFVNLLTPVGGETFQAGNVVQISWDASDDKAIKNQFVEFSSNNGSTYDVIAALDGNTRSFNWKVPALPTDNGKIRVTALDGVNLPATTVNFVSFKIVPGPPDLTAPDLVVLSPTGSSVIGGGTKAIIKWRESDNVGVVRRVLEYSLDNGNAFQAIADIAAPSSGDLHFYEWQVPVSLNTERGRIRISVFDGAGNMTAKMSEGKFSSWPQPIITEVEFITPAEGKSTMEVNGRAFRKDDTLIFADDLKLKKISFDKCDAADGSCKKIIIADPKLLKRFPEGKFVNLSARIGTTGQVSPLFEFKRKRPKS from the coding sequence ATGACCCAGTTTCTCGTTCGTCTTTCAGCTATCATCCTGTTTATTTTCGCAATCATTCTCGCAAATTTTTCACTTGTCCAATCGGATACTGCAAAAACCGCTTCGACAAAAATCGTCGCGACTGACCACACTTATCGCAGCCGCGCGCCGTTTCATAAAATCCTCATCAATAAATCGCAGGAAGCCTTAAAACAATCGGCGCTGGCAAGCGGCGGCGAACTGGTTGCCGATTATGGCGAGTTCATGTTGATGAAAGCGCCGACCGAAGCGACGGAAAATATGGCGATTGAATCCGAAACCCCGGTGGTTCGCGATGACTTGAATTTAATCACCCTTCGTGCCGCGACCTTTGACACCACCCAAAACCCGCAACAGGCTTTACGCATTCAATCCGAAGCCGAAGTTGCCGAAGACGGATTGTTCCTCGTGCAAATGGTTGGTCCCGTCAAAGCCGATTGGTTTGATTTGCTCGATTCAACGACGGAGGTGATTTCCTATGTGCCCAATAATGCCTACTTGATTCGCGCCAATAGCGAACAGATGGCGCAGGTCAAAACTCTGGCAACGGCAACCAACAGTTTCATTCAATGGATTGGCGATTATAAACCGGGATATAAAGTCGCGCCGGAACTGGCGCTTGATTCCGAACAGGAAGTTTACGCGACGGTGCAACTCGTCAACAGCAACAAACTCGAAAAACAAATTCGCAAACTCGCTGCGCTTGCCAATATCGAACAGGAAGTCGAAGGCGCGAAAAATCTCGCAAACCTTCGCGTCAAAATTCGCGCCAGTAAAATCGCCGAAGTTGCAAGGTTGAGCGATGTCACCTGGATTGAACCCTACAACAAACCGGAACTCTTTGACGAACGCCAGGGGTTGATCGTTTCCGGCAATTTGCTCACCACCAGTCAACTCGCAAATCCCGGCTATCTCAACTGGCTCAGGTCAAAAAATCTCGCGTCAACGCCCGACTTTCTCGTCGATATTGTCGATTCGGGATTCGATAAAGGAATCCTCGACCCCGATGCAATGCATCAAGACTTTCTCAATCAAGCAGGCGCTTCCCGCGTGCTCTATTCGCGCTTGATGGGCTATGTAGGTTTGGAAGGAACTTCGCAGGACGGCACAGGACACGGCACCATCAACGCATCAATTGTCGGCGGTTACAATGTCGGAACCGGCGCGCAATACACCGACGCGAACGGCTACGCTTACGGACTCGGCATTCATCCGTTTATTCGACTCGGCGCAACCAAAATTTTTGACCCGGATTTCACCAATCCCAATTATGTAGAAATCACCGATGCGATGTATCGCGACAACGCGCGCATTTCTTCAAACAGTTGGGGAGCCTATGGCAATGCTTATTCGGTTGATTGTCAGACCTACGATTCACTGGTGCGAGATGCGCGGCGAACTATAGATGGTAATCAGGAATTGACCATCGTTTTTGCAGCGGGAAATCGCGGACCTGATGGCCCGCTTTCTACACCCGGCATCGCGAAAAACGTCATCACGGTTGGCGCAAGCGAAAATCTTCGCGAAGGCACAGACGGTTGCCGCATTGAAACCGATGGCGCGGACGATGCGCTTTCATTGATTGATTTTTCATCGGGTGGGCGAACCTTTGAAGGGCGCGTGAAACCGGATATCACCGCGCCCGGCACACACATTCAAGGAGCCGCTTCGCAATATCGCGGCTACCTCGGTGGCGGCGTTTGCAATCGCTATTATCCGAACAGTCAGACGCTATACACCTGGTCATCGGGCACCAGTCACGCCTGCCCTGCGGTATCGGGCGGCGCGGCATTGCTTCGCCAATTCTTTCAGCAATCCACAGGCAAAGCTCCGAGTCCCGCGATGATTAAAGCCTATCTGACGAATTCAACAACTTACATGACCGGCGAAATGGCGAACGACAGTTTGCCGGGGTTTCATCAAGGTTGGGGGCTGATGAATTTGGGACGCGCGCTCGATGAAACCCAACGCATATTGATTGACCAGAGCGAAACCTTCGCAGATACCGGCAATGTCAAAGTGGTGAGAGGCCGCGTGGCAAATCCCGGCAAAGCGTTCAGAGTGACACTGGCGTGGACAGATGCGCCGGGAAATCCGGCGGCTAATCCCGTAGTCAATAATCTCGATTTGCAGGTTATCATCAACGGTCAAACTTATTATGGCAATCATTTCAACGGCGCAGTTTCAACGACCGGCGGCGCTGCCGATTTAGTGAACAACCTCGAATCCGTATGGCTGCCGGAAGGCACCACCGGCGAATTTGAAGTTCGCGTCATCGCGACCAATATCGCAGGTGACGGGGTGACGGGAAATGGCGACGGCACCGATCAGGATTTCGCGCTAGTGATTTACAATGTCCAAACTCAGAGCGGTGGCGGTGGTGGTTCGGTTGATGCGCCGCCGTTCGTCAATTTATTGACGCCGGTTGGCGGCGAAACATTTCAAGCCGGTAATGTGGTGCAGATTTCGTGGGACGCTTCGGATGATAAAGCGATTAAAAATCAGTTCGTCGAATTTTCATCGAACAACGGCTCGACCTATGATGTGATTGCCGCTTTGGATGGCAACACGCGGTCATTCAATTGGAAAGTTCCGGCGCTGCCGACAGACAATGGCAAGATTCGCGTGACCGCGCTTGATGGTGTGAATTTGCCCGCAACCACCGTCAATTTCGTGAGTTTCAAAATCGTTCCGGGACCGCCCGATTTAACTGCGCCGGATTTGGTTGTGCTTTCGCCAACCGGGAGTTCAGTGATTGGCGGTGGCACTAAAGCGATTATCAAATGGCGCGAATCGGATAATGTCGGCGTCGTGAGGCGCGTGTTGGAATATTCGCTCGATAACGGCAACGCTTTCCAGGCGATTGCCGATATTGCAGCGCCCAGTAGCGGCGACCTTCATTTTTATGAATGGCAAGTGCCGGTGTCGCTCAATACCGAACGCGGGCGCATACGCATATCGGTTTTTGATGGCGCGGGCAATATGACGGCGAAAATGTCCGAAGGTAAATTCAGTTCGTGGCCCCAGCCGATTATTACTGAGGTGGAATTCATCACTCCGGCGGAAGGCAAAAGCACGATGGAAGTAAATGGCAGGGCATTTCGCAAAGATGACACGTTGATATTTGCAGATGACCTCAAGCTCAAGAAAATCAGTTTCGACAAATGCGATGCCGCAGACGGGTCGTGTAAAAAAATCATCATCGCCGATCCGAAACTGTTGAAGCGTTTCCCGGAAGGCAAATTCGTCAACCTCTCGGCGCGCATCGGCACCACCGGACAGGTTTCACCCTTATTTGAATTCAAACGCAAACGCCCGAAAAGTTAA